Below is a genomic region from Thermodesulforhabdaceae bacterium.
GGGAATCCCGTGAAAATCGGGAACGGTCCCGCCGCTGTGAACGGGGACGAAATCCGGAAAAAGCCACTGTCTCGTTAAAGCGAGATGGGAAGGCTCGGAGAGTAGGATGATCCGTGAGTCAGAAGACCTGCCTGACGGAGAGTGGCCCGTTGGAAACCGGAACATCCAATGGGCGCAGAGTTGAGGGCGAAGAAGCTGGGTGCAGACCTCAGAATTGAGAATTTGTTCTGAGGTCTTTTTTTTGTCAATAAGGAGAGCCAAATGGATGTTCAAGCACCTGGTGGTAAGAATTGTCGCCTTTTTGTATTTTTTGCTCTTTTTTACATGCTTTGCTGGAATGTTTCTGTAGTTTTCGCAGATACTGTTCAAGAAGACCTTTTTACTCACAAGACGTCAGTTCATTTCGCTAAGTGTTTTAACATCACTTACCACAACACTTATAAAAAGCTCGAAGTGAAAAACCCCTGGCGAGGAGCCAGAGAAGGTTTTACTTACATACTTGTTCCAGAAGGGCAAGCTATACCAAAAGATGTTCCTTCTGGAGCTATCATTGTGACAATACCGGTAAAAAAAGTAGCGCTTCTTTCCACCACATTTGCCGCCTTTTTTCCCATGATAGGTGTGGAAAAGTCTCTGGTTGGAATTGGCTCTCCCGAATGGGTTCACTCTCCAGAGATTCTTGCTCTGATAAAAGAGGGTCACATCGTCAAGGTTGGTAAAGGACAGGGAATGGGGCTCAAATTCGATGAAGAACGCCTTGTAGCTCTTAAACCTGACATCCTGATTCTTTACGGAACAGGCAATCCCGCTCTCGATCAACATCCAAAACTTATCGAAGGAGGATTCAAGCCAGTTATCGTGGCTACCCATATGGAGGCTCATCCACTTGGAAGAGCAGAATGGATCAAATTCCTTGCGGCTTTTTTCAATAAGGAAGCAGAAGCCGATCGAGTTTTCGATGACATAGTTGCTAGATACAAAGCTCTAGCCGATAAAGTTAAAAATGTTTCCTATCGTCCCACGGTTTTTTGCAATGCTCCCATTCGCGGAACCTGGCATATTCCCGGTGGGGAAGGATATGTTTCAAAATTGATACATGACGCTGGAGCCAGGTATCTCTGGGATGATGATCAATCTACAGGCACTTTGACTGTAGCTGTCGAAACTGTTATCGAGCGTGCCCGTAATGCCAATTTCTGGCTCGGTATTATCATGCCTGTTCGTTCTCTTGATGAATTGCGAGCAATAGACGATCGCTTTTCCGTTTTTGAAGCTTTTCGGAAAGGAAACGTCTTTAATAACGATGTGAAAGTAAACTCCGCCGGGGGAAACGATTTCTGGGAAACAGGAGTGGCTCGCCCGGATATCGTAATTGCCGATTTTATCAAGATCTTTCACCCTGAAGTGTTGCCGGATCATAAGCTTATTTGGTATCGGCAGTTGCCTTCAAAAAGCGAAACCTTGCAGTGAGAGGATCGATGAGCAGGTCCAATGGTTTAATGTGTTCGCCAATGTCGGTAGAGACACATGGAAACTCATCCTTAAAATCGATCAAGTGGTTTTTTCTCGGAGCTTTGCTTATTTTCATCTTTCTGCTGGAGCTTTGCCTGGGATCTATAATGATCCCTTTGAAAGACATTATCTTGAGCTTTGTAAGTCCTTCAGAAGTGGATGAAAAATGGCGAGAGATCATTTTTATTTTTCGGCTTCCTAGAGCCATAACGGCGGCTTTTGCCGGAGCCGCTTTAGGTATGGCAGGGCTTGAAATGCAAACGCTTTTCCGAAACCCGCTAGCAGGACCTTACGTATTGGGCATCAACTCTGGATCCAGTCTTGGGGTTGCTGTTTTGATTTTGACAGCTTGGAACTTTGGACTGCCAGCGATTTTTTCTAAAACAGGTTTTCTTGGCAACATAGCCATTGTTTTAGCTTCGATTACGGGAGCTGCTGTGGCATTCGGCATAGTGATCGCCTTTTCTAGACGAGTCCAACAAAGTGTTACGCTTCTCATTATTGGGCTTATGATAGGCTACATCAGCAATGCCTTTGTTGATGTTCTCCTTCAATTTGCCGCAGAACATCAGATGCAGCGCTTTATTACCTGGACTTTTGGTTCCTTTGGGGGAGTTACCTGGTTGCAGTTGAGAGTGTTCATTCCGGTGACCCTTTTAGGGCTATTGCTTGCTGTTCTTATGATGAAACCTCTCAATGCTTTGCTTCTCGGCGAAGAATATGCCCGGAGTATGGGAGTAAATGTCCAGCGAACCAG
It encodes:
- a CDS encoding iron ABC transporter permease, producing the protein MSRSNGLMCSPMSVETHGNSSLKSIKWFFLGALLIFIFLLELCLGSIMIPLKDIILSFVSPSEVDEKWREIIFIFRLPRAITAAFAGAALGMAGLEMQTLFRNPLAGPYVLGINSGSSLGVAVLILTAWNFGLPAIFSKTGFLGNIAIVLASITGAAVAFGIVIAFSRRVQQSVTLLIIGLMIGYISNAFVDVLLQFAAEHQMQRFITWTFGSFGGVTWLQLRVFIPVTLLGLLLAVLMMKPLNALLLGEEYARSMGVNVQRTRVIVISGSSLLAGAVTAFCGPVAFIGIAVPHFCRLIFRTSDHRVLVPGVLFVGAILALAADFIAQVPGSRVVLPLNAVTSIIGAPVVIWVIMKRRQNLEV
- a CDS encoding ABC transporter substrate-binding protein, which produces MDVQAPGGKNCRLFVFFALFYMLCWNVSVVFADTVQEDLFTHKTSVHFAKCFNITYHNTYKKLEVKNPWRGAREGFTYILVPEGQAIPKDVPSGAIIVTIPVKKVALLSTTFAAFFPMIGVEKSLVGIGSPEWVHSPEILALIKEGHIVKVGKGQGMGLKFDEERLVALKPDILILYGTGNPALDQHPKLIEGGFKPVIVATHMEAHPLGRAEWIKFLAAFFNKEAEADRVFDDIVARYKALADKVKNVSYRPTVFCNAPIRGTWHIPGGEGYVSKLIHDAGARYLWDDDQSTGTLTVAVETVIERARNANFWLGIIMPVRSLDELRAIDDRFSVFEAFRKGNVFNNDVKVNSAGGNDFWETGVARPDIVIADFIKIFHPEVLPDHKLIWYRQLPSKSETLQ